The proteins below come from a single Zea mays cultivar B73 chromosome 8, Zm-B73-REFERENCE-NAM-5.0, whole genome shotgun sequence genomic window:
- the LOC103637512 gene encoding uncharacterized protein: MRAAAPASFSSFSAMRAAAPFPATWLQRDAIERAIRAPLGTVLRDHALVHLPPAAAARLRLVHPSWARALASPLFTVAHAATPCRASGFFSASASFLPLDAADIVSSPALAFLPASSPPAVLSSSHGLACCFSPADDAYFVCNPATGAWHGVPCPPCQITWPRPAVVVLFDAGVYTFHGDYTLVCAFESAPGEEEDHDDETETVRESSTNVKPDVEESEMLLEAYFVQIDGTLNKLFNFQEYVDDTEDYINIMLDEKQNQLLQMGRPANDGDRGGHCRHRCRELVRHEHPETDEEARIRNLNFWETTFGTVFGCLAMYLLAIYAGKRSQILH, encoded by the exons ATGCGCGCAGCCGCCCCCGCCTCCTTCTCCTCCTTCTCCGCCATGCGcgcagccgcccccttccccgcCACGTGGCTGCAGCGGGACGCGATCGAGCGCGCCATCAGGGCGCCGCTGGGCACCGTGCTCCGCGACCACGCGCTCGTGCACCTcccgccggccgccgccgcgcgcctccgccTCGTGCACCCGTCGTGGGCGCGGGCGCTCGCGTCGCCGCTCTTCACTGTCGCGCACGCTGCCACCCCGTGTAGGGCCTCGGGCTTCTTCTCTGCGTCCGCGAGCTTCCTCCCGCTCGACGCCGCCGACATCGTGTCGTCCCCGGCGCTGGCCTTCCTCCCAGCCTCGTCGCCGCCCGCCGTGCTGTCGTCCTCGCACGGCCTCGCATGCTGCTTCTCCCCGGCCGACGACGCCTACTTCGTGTGCAACCCGGCGACGGGGGCCTGGCATGGCGTCCCGTGCCCGCCGTGCCAGATCACCTGGCCGCGCCCCGCGGTCGTCGTGCTCTTCGACGCCGGCGTCTACACCTTCCACGGCGACTACACGCTCGTCTGCGCCTTCGAGTCGGCGCCGGG GGAGGAAGAAGATCATGACGATGAGACAGAGACCGTCCGAGAAAGTTCTACCAATGTTAAGCCTGATGTTGAAGAATCGGAAATGCTTCTTGAAGCCTACTTCGTGCAGATTGACGGCACGCTGAACAAGCTCTTCAAT TTCCAAGAATACGTGGACGACACCGAGGATTATATCAACATAATGCTGGACGAGAAGCAGAATCAGCTACTGCAAATGGGGCGTCCTGCTAACGACGGCGACCGTGGTGGTCACTGCCGGCATCGTTGTCGTGAGCTTGTTCGGCATGAACATCCGGAGACGGATGAGGAGGCGAGGATCAGGAATTTAAACTTTTGGGAAACCACCTTCGGCACAGTGTTTGGGTGTCTTGCGATGTATCTCCTGGCAATCTATGCGGGGAAGAGAAGCCAAATACTGCATTGA